In Fibrobacter sp. UWR2, the sequence TAGACAGTACGCGCGGCCGCGTAATGACATCGATAATCTCACTCGCGCTCATCTGGGCCGAAAACACGACCAGCGAGGCAAGCGGAATCAACACCACCACGCTCAAAATCGCCAGGGTCACCCCTGTTGTAAGGCCGAAGCCCGGTATGACAACACTCTTTCTTTTCATAAGCGTCGCCAAATATAGAACGGGATTTCACGCGTGTCCAATACTTAATAATTATGCTGAATTATCAATTTTTTCTATAACAAACAGGGATGCAATTGAAATTTGAAATATTTATATTACCACTAAAAATTTGGAGGCATTAGATGAACTTGACACTTGAACGCGCAAAAGAAATCAACAAGGGCCACGTAACCGAAGAATCGCTGGTCATCCATTCCCTCAACGTATGCTATGCCATGGGCGCGATGGCCAAGCACTTCGGCGAGGACGTTGAGCACTGGCAAGCCGTGGGCTACCTGCACGATTACGACTACCAGGAATTCCCCGAAGAACACCTGCAGCACACCGAAAAGGAACTGCTCGCACAAGGCGTCTCCGAAGAAGACGTGCGTGCCATTTTGGCGCACGGTTTTGAAATCGTGAACCAGGTGGAACCCAAGACCAACATGGAAAAGAGCCTGTTCACCGTCGACGAACTCACCGGAATCATCCAGGCCTGCGCGAGAATGCGCCCCAACGGCATTTTGGACCTCGAAGTGAAAAGTTTCGTGAAGAAGTTCAAGGACAAGAAATTCGCCGCCAAGTGCAACCGCGACTACATCCTGAAAGGCTGCGCCCTGCTCGGCATGGACGTGAAAGACGTCGCCGCCATCTGCATCGAGGGCATGCGTGAACACGCCGCCGAAATCGGCCTGGCGGGGAACGCCGGGGCTCAATAAAGGAATAAAACTTAAAATATCAAAAAATCCCCGCTCCGAAGAGCAGGGATTTTCGCTATGACAATTTGGTTCTAGATTCTATCGCCTCTTCGA encodes:
- a CDS encoding HD domain-containing protein; amino-acid sequence: MNLTLERAKEINKGHVTEESLVIHSLNVCYAMGAMAKHFGEDVEHWQAVGYLHDYDYQEFPEEHLQHTEKELLAQGVSEEDVRAILAHGFEIVNQVEPKTNMEKSLFTVDELTGIIQACARMRPNGILDLEVKSFVKKFKDKKFAAKCNRDYILKGCALLGMDVKDVAAICIEGMREHAAEIGLAGNAGAQ